In Planococcus citri chromosome 4, ihPlaCitr1.1, whole genome shotgun sequence, the genomic window TAAAATCACCGCGAGTCTACGaagatgaatttaaaaaaaatattcggaaTTTTCCTACATATAATTCAAGCCTCCTTACGACTTAGTCCCTGCGAATTTACTGACCtcgttgtttgaatttttattatattgAGCTCTTACAATCGATTGCATAATCGAGTTTAATATTGCCAAATTGCCTATTATACTTGAGAATTTGAGATGAATAGGTACATCAATTTACCTATAAtcttatttatttgaaatattttattaatttcagaCTTTTGGGTACTTATCCGAATACCTACGTTTTTACGAAATGTGTGGCCGAAGAAGTATGCCGATCTAAAGGTGCCAATTTGCCATTAACCATCTTCAGACCCgctataggtaaataaaaagtATCACCTTATTACATACctatccatttaaaaaaaatttaaaaacagcaAAGTGTTCACTATGAAAGCACTCAGTGGTACTTATGAACGTCTTACTTACGTTGATTTGTTGGTTTCCAcgattaaaaaatgtattctccgaattgaattttaaaaataggtacctaaggaTGTTACACGTTATGAATCTAATTTCATCTTGTTTTGTTAACTTTTAGTCATATCGTCAGCCAAGGAACCTATTCCTGGTTGGATCAACAATGTATACGGACCAACTGGCGTAGTCGCAGCAGCAGCTGTAGGATTACTCAGATCACTACATTCGGATCAAAACTGTAAAGCTAATGTTGTACCTTGTGATTATGTGGTAAATGCTGCCATAGCTGCTGCCTGGGGCGTATCGACAAAGTAAGCATACTAGACGATGGGGAAATCCTTGGCGATGAATCAGTTGGATGGAATTGGCGCCATAAAACAACGTTTTATTGTGGTTATAAGACGTACATTTCATTAATGGGGTTTGATTATGGCTGGGCTGGGTttcttatatgtatttatgtagcTGGATTGCATACACTTGCGCCTACATTTTCACCGACTGATTGCATTGCTAATTTTCATTTACATATTAGATCTAACTGCgtttgaaattgctggaaattTATTAACCacgatgatcattttttttaccttgttGAATTGTTTAGAAATAGAAATGGCGAAATTATTCACGCTAATGGTGGTAATGGATTCAACGAGGATTCACTGAAATCAAAAGTAGACGATTCGAAAAACATCCCTATTTACAACTACAGCTGTGATTTATTAGAAAAACCTTTCAGCTGGAAGGAATTTTGCCAATCGAATGAAAAACACGAACCAAAAATGCCATCTTCTCTATCGGTATGTGATTGTTAAGATGAAAtaggtatctctatctaccCACCTTTTGGGTTCCTATAATAACATTAAAATGGTGTTTaatgtttgtatttttctttttctttcggTTTCAGATATGGGCTTATAATTTAACTTTAAATAAGAATAGATACGTTCATCAAATATGTTGTTTCTTTTTACATCTTCTTCCTGCTTTCATTGTCGATAATGTTGCCAGATTGATCGGTAAAGAACCGAAGTAAGTATccattttaatacttttttaaaaaatacctttaGCTTtataataaatacatatatatgtatcgATTTTCTTCTTAAGaaaatgattggaaattttgatcgattttttattcaaaagctGTAGAATATtacagtagaaaaaaatcatttgacatgtcaaaaattgaagcatttctCTGATAACAACTTATTGTAAGAAAAtaacaaattgttgaaaaattaaaatgaaaattaaaaataaaaagagaattttttttacgtaaaaaaagAAACTCGAATGTGCAGTTTCAAAGTTTTCGCtcagttttcatatttttatgtaatttttagaacaatttggagcaaaatccatttttagaacccaaaattgacaaaaaattatcattttaaaaaaatacctaaattaataaaaataatttctgaaaaccATCCGTGATATTtagttgaaatatcaaaaaaataatacatttcttttaaataacatttttgtaaaataaattttgaaaaatgaacaaaattaataacactaaaaattgaaaacgagaaGGAATACAGAAAAACATTGAGAACATTTTcatggaataaaaaaaagtaatagaGGAAATTTTCGATGTTGGAACAGAAAATCTCAATACCTAAGTGTATAGtgaagaaaaaccaaaaaaaaattataatacgtattcaaaaaaataaatgaaaaagttctTAATGTAAAGAAAGgacgaaaatgtcaaaaaatcgaatttgaaaaaatttgacattattaTTTTTGGGTTGTGTTATTATAGTGcaacattttttacttttttcaattttttcaaattacctatcaatttttttgaaaagttggggTAAAAAACACTGAACAGATGGAAACTCAGACAATTGAATTATTGAAgtgaaattattctaaaataatCTCTTCTACATTCAAcaactctcaaaaatgaaaagattatagaattgaaacgtttttaaattgaataattagaAAGAAGTCAAATCAAGAAAAGATCTGAAACATTTTCTTAAatgcacttgaaaaattcaaggacATTATTATTTTCTAATATTAATAGACCTAATGACTTATggggaaaaaaaaaggaatggaataggaaattattctgaaaaaatttaaagaattgtttttcaagaaaggaaaaaatatcgaaaacgaAACACaacaaattttgccaaaagttcaATATCCTTCGCGAGTAATATAATAAtgataatctaaaaaaaaatttaagtaactTAGCATTCAGATTActtatagattttttaaatttacaggTTAATGGACGCATACCAAAAACTACATAAATTAGCAGATGTTCTATCCTACTTCAGCACAAAGGAATGGGATATGAAGACCGATAATGTAGTCAACTTATGGCAAAGACTTTCTAGCAAAGATAGAGAATTATTTAGTTTCGATATGAACGAATTAGATTGGGCTCATTATTGGTACATACATTGCGTAGGTATCAGAAGGTTCATCTTGAAAGAAGATCCCACCACCATACCAGCAGCTCAAATTAGAAGAAGAAGGTTTGTACCTATACTACATACAATTGGACTTTTTACTATTTCAATTCTCATATTGCATAATGTGGATCCCAAAactaatttgaaactttttcattttacaggttTTTAATAGCACAATACCTGATGATCGCCGTGTTCACCTTTTCATCTTTGTACCTCTCGTTTAACATATTAATCAAACCTAAACTATCAAATTAAAGCGAGCATTTTCGTCACTTTAATTTACTAACTTAAGAAGACAAAAAGGTgggaatttatttatttctacacctacctttttttttttgaaaatgactgaatttTGAACCAATGATAATTATGTAATGAGATATTTCAACGTTTAATTCCCATTTTATAAATAGGGAGTAACAAATGAGATGAACTCATTGTGCATATGCCCTAATATAAAAATGTACCAGttaaatttgtatttcttcGGAGAGTTCGGAGTGTATTTATATGATGATGTTTGTGTAGTATGTATTTGATGTATTGTTGTGTATAgctaatgtacctacttgtatacctatatttataaATCAACAACGATGCGATCGATGATCGATGAAAGATAAAcatacaaaaaatgataaaagatATCCTAGATTTATTATTGCTTCAACACAACCTCGATAATGGTCAACATTTATAAGAAATACTATAGCAGAAAAAAGTAATCCTCTAAAACAATACAAGTAGaatacaaatttaaatttaaggtaacagtttatttgaaatattttttataaatatatatattttttaaaataataacgattcgttttttatattaaattttttattcatttatttattcattttttttttttttaattttcaaaggaacTTCTCTCTTAAACGTTGGTTTACAATGGTATCGCGCGAATTAAACgcatttattcattttacgaatatttaggtaggtattattggGTAAGAGTTAAAATGGTATCTAAAATCTATATCACATGCCTAATACGAAGCTCTTGTGCGGTAAAAAGTTCAGCTTTTTGAAGTGTAACTTATAATGAAAGGAATAAGGGGGTGAAAcggagaataaaaaaaacagcCTTAAGAGACAACCAAtaaaagattttcatttaacTTTTGCCATTTTcttgtcaacttttttctcttttttactcGCCTTGGTATCTTTTTCGTTTTGCCCCTTGAGTTTATCTTTTTTGTCTAATTTCATGAATTTACAACTCTTGGAATTTTTCTCCTTGGTTTTGGTGATCTTTTCGCGGCATTTGGATCCGTTCTCTGGTGCGGGGTCGCAGTTCTTTTTCTTGTCCGGATGCGTGACTTCGGCTCGGACGGTTAGCTTGGTAGGTTTATTATTGGTGTCGACGCGTTTGGGCGTTTGAGACGGTTTAGTGGGCGCCGGCGGTTTAATTCTGAAACAATTAGGCTGGTTAGTTTAGGTTTATTTATCCAAAGCGAAACAAACCGATATGTTTAAGATTAAATAGGCTCTGAGGATCATAATAGGTATGCGACTATTTCAACCAAAGGGTAAATCACATTATTAAATCTGTTTGGAAGAAATGGATGCATAAAAAGTTACTTAATTTTTCCTTCATAAATccacaaattattgaaaaaaatttaatgtttttccttgaaaaaaaaataaataaaaaaaataggtaggtctGTGTATGTGCATCAGcctcgtttttcaaattcaaatcattcCTAGGTTGACATGATGGGCTTGATTtgggctgaaaaaaatttacaaggtGGTGGAAGGGTAGAGGTATACACGAGTTGGTGTGCTTCCACACTGtgagattgaaaaattattgcagcATTGCGTCGATGAGATTTTGTACAAATGTAAAAACACTATTGAAGTTGCATTTTCTCAATAATtgacaatttcgaaaaatttgttgattaaaaaaaattcgttcagaATATTCAGAATATTACAAAAGTTTTaagaatattaaatttttaaaaatttgcaaattctaTAAACCTTTTATATAGTACTGCCGCAGAAATGTGAACTGttcgcaaaatttaaaattttcccaaaccatcaatttcgaaaattgacttCGTAAATCTTAAGAGCagagaaaattatcaaaattgaatgttgCAAAGTCACTTAAGTAAGCTGTGTCagattgttaaaaatttcaagagtgaatttttgaacattttaattattaaaatactATTTTGCTGCCTATTTAGAATCACAAGATTATGGTCATtggaattgaattaaaaaagttattccattttgaagattgaatttgaattacttGTAAGGTATGAATCAAATTTAACGATTCCACTTCAACTATACGTGAGTAGATtctgatctatttttttttttttttaataatatgagCCAATAGAtagtttaaatttttagaattttttcaaattaaaaattacatcacaaaaggaaactaggtaggtataggtatttctAAATCgacaatttctttttaaaaaaggaagaataatttgaaaattgcgtaGAAATTGCATGATTTTgcacgattttaatttttaatgtcaaTTAAGCTAATTGTGtggtaactttttttcatcaatatacTTAATTTCAGTAAATGCAATCATTTTCTGAATTATTTgcaacattttctgaatcttaACTTTATTTTCAAGTTATCTTTGTGTGTttgtgtacaaaatttgctataatttttcatatttgcacaatttcaatacttactaataaataataatacatctttataaatttttgtaatttatttttttaattttatacacTTCTACGTTATTCTGCAGattttctgatgatttcaagtaattttgagcatattttggatgatttttacaatattttacaaAACTGTGGTGTTTTAGGCATGGTATCAATTTTCTGACAGTTGCAACAATTTATGAGCAAGTTTTTTGTCTATTTTAGAGGATTTCATAAGCGTTTCACTATATTTTATGAAGTTTTACTTCAcatcaaatattttaaatcatttttcggCCAGTAGATAAATTTCAATAGATTTTCACATTTCTTTCcacactttcatttttttttttttaaattaaagtctcatgaatttttaattgttttcatgtaatttaaagaaatttcGATATTGCTTTCACTATTGTTcgacatttttaatgatttttgagtTGATATATCATCTCTGCGAAATTTTAGcagtatttattaattttatttcgaaatcatctacaattttctttgtaaattttgtagttttttattcaatttactaAGCAAACACTCCATTGCTCATTCCTAATGGATTCTGGATtcagccttttttttctcatttaatagATTACCTACAGGAAAATATTGTTCCTTTCctgtcaaagttttcaacatGTGCGAACTTCAGGTTGCAGTGTTCGCAGATTTAAGGCAGTACATTGCGattcgaaatatgtacatatgtaggtacatacttgatattaaaattgaataaatacctGGCGGAAGATGAGCGACTAGATAATTGACCTCCGTGAAAATCACGTTGAAATTGTTGTATTAATTCTTCTCTGGATAAAGACGACGTAGGCTTTTTTCGATCCAGTGTTTCTTTCTTAACATTTGCGTTGGAAGCATTTTCGTCTATTTTTCGTTTATTGCAACGCTGTGTATGATGAAAAATACGAGTCAAAGTAAATCTGCTTGATTAAACATTACACAGAggaaaaatgaatacttttgTAATGGTTTACCTGTTCTGTATTTATATTTCGAGAGCTACATTCTACGGATTGTCTAGGCTTTGGAACTTTTACCGACGAACAAGAACTCAACGAACATGATCTGCAGCATTTTCTCATAGAATTGGCTGGTTTACGGTAGACAACAGCTAacaattaattattcaaaataaatgaatgaGCTGAATTGggttgttgaaaaatgatgaaaaatactcACCAGAATGTGATCTATTGACGGAAGACCTGTATTTAAAACTACCACCACCGTTAATACCCGGTAACGATCTAGAATACTTGGAAGTTCCGTTAGGCCATGGATTTTCCTCGAGCGAACAGCTCCTGGTAACCATTTCAGAGTACGGTCGTTGCTTGGACGTCGAACAGGAAGACGAACGAGATTGTAAGGTCTGTACAGACGATAGTTTACTATTCTGGGTATGCtttaatcgtaaaattttcgctctacatattacacatcgTAATGGTAACGTTCGTTGAGCCAGTGCAATCTGGATTGTTTTCACGAAACATCTGCGACATACTACTTTATGACCGCAAGGATACGTCTGCATGACTGCTTTGGCATTTACACATATTACACACTGTAAAATAAAGGTAAGAAAAGTTGGCTGGTATTACGATTTTCagggtagtaggtactaggtaggtgtGCAAACGTCACTCGTTTCGGACCTTTACCTTGAAAGgcgaaatttcaagtaggtacacaaaaaatctaacaaaataataaatacctcCTCTTCCAGCGTTGCTGCTACTTCGGCATGTTTTCCATTCAGTTTATTTAACAATTTATcctgaaaatgaatgaaaaatttatttaaaaacgcgtaggtataggtaaacaTGGTTGGGCATCGTTTAAACATAGGTTATATGTAGTAGGCAAGCGAATTGTTTCGATGATGACTCAAAATCGATAGGTTTTATTAATGtttgcagtgaaaaaaattgatgactgcGATGGTGGTTGCGAATAATCGAAGAATGGTAATAACTTATATTGCCGCCGAAACCAGGGCCAAAGGTGTTGAAACTGACAGCAATGTATTTCTGCCACCGACGATATTACGACGAgaaaataaaatccaatttGCTCGTACAAATGTCAGTCGGCTTTATTACGTCTCATAAATCTTAATCCGTACTCCAgtatatttagaaaaaaaaaaagggctaGTCATTATTTATTCTATTTGTAAAAGCgacaagattttatttttatttaatgcgTTGCAGCTTTTCATGCGAGAATTTCGCCCAAAAAACCAGGCATAGGCAACATATATTACACCGGtgcatttgaaatgttttatttaTGAGCAAAAGCCGAATGGAATACCCAAGTATAAATCGTTTATCGTGTGGTTGAATTTAAACCGATAAATATTTACTAAAATGCTTACCTATCCTATCTATTTAACAACCTACGAGGAATATTTAAAACGCGATGGATGGTGATGGTTCTATGCATTTTATAGAATAATCGACGTTTTCGtgattgaattaaaattttgctgatttggcgaacaatttattgaaaatttgcgaatttaTACATAGGCCTACGtagatgaaaatgattttattacATAAAGCAAAGCCAGGCAACTATTCTGCCCAAAAACTCAAAGAACAGTAATCACCCACTTCTGACAAATGAATtagaagaaaaatcagaaattagTTGGTCAAAATTTGGTGGATGTTGCACTGTGGCCAGACTTGGGACTTTTTTATTCCCCAATTTTTCAGTCTTGGAAGAGCAGCCACTAATTTTCAAGCAATAATGatcacaaaattattatttatttgggACATTCCATGTCAAAAATCTGTGTGGTTTTGGTTTTAGGGACTTTGATTtatgctcaaaattcttttgtGACTTGTAGAAAATCTGCTTATGGTACTTTTGAGAtaattgagaatattttcaaaaatatttgccaaaaatttcaagacttGTTCAAAGtagactttttttaaaagcttgatTCTAAAAGCTTGCTCAATTTTAGAGCTTActtagatttaaaaatttgaaaaaaaaatccagaatgcACAACTTTTGATGATGAGATTCGTAAAATCGGGTCCTATTTtgttctgctctccaagtgcgtaCCTCCCTGCTTGTACAGTGCATTTGGCTACCATGATTGTTACCGACTTTGGCGTTGAAATCTCCCATCACAAAAATACAACATCGCTGTTTTTTGAGCATCTTATTACTTCTTCAAGGTCTCTGCAGAACTCGTTAATTTCCTGTGCACTACTTTCAGCTGTTGGTGCATATGTTTGAATCACCACGTCTTAGTTTTTACTCTGATTTTATAGCTGATTCTAGTAAGTATGTGTCAGTATACAGACACTATGTTCATGTTTGTCCTTTCCGCCGGCTTTCCAGCGAAAATCCTTTCATAATCTTTATCTACCCGAATTCTGCAACTTCCTGTCCAGTCCATCGAGTCCTGCTTATTCCTAATACGCCAAGCTGTGGTTTTCCTGGCTATCTACTGTAAAGGAACTGCAACCACAACGATGATGATTGTGTGACATCCAGTCGACTCCACTTATTATGGACTCTTTTAATAGAATCACCTGTTTAAGGGTATTCTCTACCTCTGCAAAAAACGTTTGGAATATGAAGCcaatttgttcgttattttcatcgtttgttCATAAGATTGCATGTAATTGAGTGAACAAATTTAGTCATACTCATGTCCCGCAAACCCACTCCCATCAGAACTTTGGGCAGAGATTTctcagtgaattttcaaaattctttcaatttttttcaccaatgctaatactttatcattgaaagtgggggtatgtagccatattttctaatttagctttTCTAACGGAGATCTGAGCAGCAAtagtacctccattcaattcccaatgatGGCGatggccacaaaatgacataaatcaaaaatatctcaacataccctcgcttttgaatgttttctgagtaaaataaagGAAATAAACCAAACCCCATGAAAATCCGTCCAATAGTTTTCGCACAATCCCCAACCAAAGTttgtagttttcatcaaaaatcactacTGATAACAGGGGGTAGAGGATAGTCCTAAGGCTATTCTCTATGGAGCACGTTCTGTTCTGTaagattttttgaggaaaaatggtcaactttggacggggattgtgccaaaactattgaacggatttttctggggtttcattcattttgctcaaaaaacattcaaaagcgagggtatgtcgagatacaGGGTGCGGCAGAGAAACCGAACGTATTTTAAATCGCAATTACGCCTTATGTATGTGAGTTAGAGAAACGAACAACCCGGcattggaaagagaaaaaaagaacaatttttttggtaaaaaaatttatttcgataGATCAGTCGCTTTATTAATAAAATCGGTCAAAAGAATACCCTTATTTTGGAAATCttgcaacaaaatttttgtacacttttTCCAACATGGGCATCGGAATATTGTTAAAATGATGTCTAATCGGAGTTTTCAACTCCTCCAGATCACGTGGTTTAATTACATGCACCTTCGACTTCAGATACCCCCATAAAAAGAAATCACAAACTGAAAAATCGGACAAGCGCGACAGTCAGACAAGATTGGCACAACTCAAAATTAACTGGTTACCAAACGTCTGACGTAAGCAAAATCATTGTTTTGTCAGCTGTATGGCACGTCGGGCCGTCCTGTACACCCTTCCTCGCCAATTCAAACCCAGAGAACTCGTTTTGGCATCTCCTGGTTGCGTTTGCGTGTATGCAGGCGGAACAACTCGGACTTTTCATTAACCCTTCACGAACAAATCGGATTACCATGAGGTTTTCACGGACTTCTGCATACCAGAAGGATTTTTTACACACAGAGCCAGTTTCTACGAAGTTTTTGACCCAATATctctacatttttttcgaaaaaaaaagattttttacgataaattgcggaatattttcaaaattcgcgaactgtaaaaatctgaaaatcattatttccaaaaaagcaCTCAACCGCATAAGCGCGCTGTTCGGCTGACGAGTCCTCCATGATAGTTTGTTAttatactaaaaaaattgttctttttttctctttccaatgCCGGGTTGTTCGTTTCTCTAACTCGCATACAGAAGGCGCAATTGCGATTTAAAATACGTTCGGTTTCTCTGCCGCACCctgtatttttgatttaggacatttaatggctataatagggaattgaatggaggtacttTAGATGCTCTCACATCTCTGttggaaaagcaaaattagaaaatatggctacacaCCCTCAATTTCATAGATGAATAAATATCAGTATTGaggtattggtgaaaaaaaattggaagaattttgaaaattcacagagaaatccccgtctgaagtttagatgggagcgggttGCAGGACATGAGCAagactaaattcgttcactcgATTACACGCAGTCTTATGAatgaacgatgaaaataacgaataaaTTGGCTTAATATTTCAACCAGTTGTCAAATTAGAACGCTCTCCGTAGAGTATACCCTTAATACCCTCAAATGACTCGGTCCtgattttttatacttaattacacagaaaatcactcgtttaatgtaatcaaGCTCCCCACTTAGTAGAATCATTTTGTGAGACATTATTgcggt contains:
- the LOC135844717 gene encoding fatty acyl-CoA reductase wat-like isoform X1, producing the protein MKNDLRRLHCTQAMENVDIDTKLGSMSQIQEFFKDSSVFITGATGFLGHVLLSKLLRSCPDINKIYVLLREKRGKTAIDRFKEMIEDEVFQVIKSECPDILSKVTPIVGDCIKPGLGLSEVDRELIKKEVNVVFHVAATVRFDAPLRQAVNMNIRSTSDLLDLAVDMKNLKAFVHVSTAFSNCADRKIIEEKLYESPISSENLMLLVDKLSDETLERITPGLLGTYPNTYVFTKCVAEEVCRSKGANLPLTIFRPAIVISSAKEPIPGWINNVYGPTGVVAAAAVGLLRSLHSDQNCKANVVPCDYVVNAAIAAAWGVSTKNRNGEIIHANGGNGFNEDSLKSKVDDSKNIPIYNYSCDLLEKPFSWKEFCQSNEKHEPKMPSSLSIWAYNLTLNKNRYVHQICCFFLHLLPAFIVDNVARLIGKEPKLMDAYQKLHKLADVLSYFSTKEWDMKTDNVVNLWQRLSSKDRELFSFDMNELDWAHYWYIHCVGIRRFILKEDPTTIPAAQIRRRRFLIAQYLMIAVFTFSSLYLSFNILIKPKLSN
- the LOC135844717 gene encoding fatty acyl-CoA reductase wat-like isoform X2 → MENVDIDTKLGSMSQIQEFFKDSSVFITGATGFLGHVLLSKLLRSCPDINKIYVLLREKRGKTAIDRFKEMIEDEVFQVIKSECPDILSKVTPIVGDCIKPGLGLSEVDRELIKKEVNVVFHVAATVRFDAPLRQAVNMNIRSTSDLLDLAVDMKNLKAFVHVSTAFSNCADRKIIEEKLYESPISSENLMLLVDKLSDETLERITPGLLGTYPNTYVFTKCVAEEVCRSKGANLPLTIFRPAIVISSAKEPIPGWINNVYGPTGVVAAAAVGLLRSLHSDQNCKANVVPCDYVVNAAIAAAWGVSTKNRNGEIIHANGGNGFNEDSLKSKVDDSKNIPIYNYSCDLLEKPFSWKEFCQSNEKHEPKMPSSLSIWAYNLTLNKNRYVHQICCFFLHLLPAFIVDNVARLIGKEPKLMDAYQKLHKLADVLSYFSTKEWDMKTDNVVNLWQRLSSKDRELFSFDMNELDWAHYWYIHCVGIRRFILKEDPTTIPAAQIRRRRFLIAQYLMIAVFTFSSLYLSFNILIKPKLSN
- the LOC135844718 gene encoding uncharacterized protein LOC135844718 isoform X1; protein product: MSKKLFMKPLKALASPGIYLFGKYNQYKRERQQSNVPSTPAENELSQLNTKIDKLLNKLNGKHAEVAATLEEECVICVNAKAVMQTYPCGHKVVCRRCFVKTIQIALAQRTLPLRCVICRAKILRLKHTQNSKLSSVQTLQSRSSSCSTSKQRPYSEMVTRSCSLEENPWPNGTSKYSRSLPGINGGGSFKYRSSVNRSHSAVVYRKPANSMRKCCRSCSLSSCSSVKVPKPRQSVECSSRNINTEQRCNKRKIDENASNANVKKETLDRKKPTSSLSREELIQQFQRDFHGGQLSSRSSSARIKPPAPTKPSQTPKRVDTNNKPTKLTVRAEVTHPDKKKNCDPAPENGSKCREKITKTKEKNSKSCKFMKLDKKDKLKGQNEKDTKASKKEKKVDKKMAKVK
- the LOC135844718 gene encoding uncharacterized protein LOC135844718 isoform X2 is translated as MSKKLFMKPLKALASPGIYLFGKYNQYKRERQQSNVPSTPAENELSQLNTKIDKLLNKLNGKHAEVAATLEEECVICVNAKAVMQTYPCGHKVVCRRCFVKTIQIALAQRTLPLRCVICRAKILRLKHTQNSKLSSVQTLQSRSSSCSTSKQRPYSEMVTRSCSLEENPWPNGTSKYSRSLPGINGGGSFKYRSSVNRSHSANSMRKCCRSCSLSSCSSVKVPKPRQSVECSSRNINTEQRCNKRKIDENASNANVKKETLDRKKPTSSLSREELIQQFQRDFHGGQLSSRSSSARIKPPAPTKPSQTPKRVDTNNKPTKLTVRAEVTHPDKKKNCDPAPENGSKCREKITKTKEKNSKSCKFMKLDKKDKLKGQNEKDTKASKKEKKVDKKMAKVK